In the genome of Desulfobulbaceae bacterium, one region contains:
- a CDS encoding dUTP diphosphatase — MSETGDTVSQKRHRLELCWVTETLDLQLPAYHSELAAGMDVMAAVVAPVVIPPGGVVLIATGFAVALAAGYELQVRPRSGLAVKHGVTVINAPGTIDADYRGEVKVALINLGLSPYTVNRGDRIAQLVLAPVCRAEIAVVSELPPTRRQDGGFGHTGV, encoded by the coding sequence ATGAGTGAGACCGGTGATACGGTGAGTCAGAAGCGCCACCGACTTGAGTTGTGTTGGGTTACAGAGACCCTGGACTTGCAACTTCCTGCCTACCACTCCGAATTGGCGGCGGGGATGGATGTGATGGCGGCGGTCGTTGCACCGGTGGTGATTCCCCCTGGAGGGGTGGTCCTTATTGCTACGGGTTTTGCCGTTGCCCTCGCGGCCGGATATGAGCTGCAGGTGAGGCCGCGGAGCGGCTTAGCGGTCAAGCATGGTGTTACTGTTATCAATGCCCCAGGGACAATTGACGCGGATTATCGTGGTGAAGTTAAAGTTGCCCTGATTAACCTTGGTCTATCGCCCTATACCGTTAATCGTGGAGACCGCATCGCTCAATTGGTTTTGGCCCCTGTGTGTCGAGCGGAAATAGCAGTCGTGTCAGAGTTGCCGCCCACACGACGTCAGGATGGTGGTTTTGGTCATACCGGAGTGTGA